A part of Paenibacillus donghaensis genomic DNA contains:
- a CDS encoding OsmC family protein, with protein MTTVKFAEGQNEIYNEAGLQIIGSTAPNQSGLSPRELLEAALGLCVSISLQKILDYDKKEYDKSSIGVEVTAVKAADGTNRFTNFAVRVKLPSTLDSTYKEKLMSVVERACTIGNTLKGEVIIETIEI; from the coding sequence ATGACAACGGTCAAATTTGCAGAAGGTCAGAATGAAATTTATAATGAAGCGGGCTTGCAGATCATTGGAAGTACTGCGCCGAACCAAAGTGGTTTGTCTCCGAGAGAATTGCTAGAGGCAGCTTTAGGCTTATGTGTGTCCATTTCGCTTCAAAAGATACTGGATTACGATAAGAAAGAATATGATAAATCCTCGATAGGTGTTGAAGTTACAGCTGTGAAGGCTGCGGATGGAACGAACAGATTCACCAACTTCGCTGTGCGCGTTAAGCTGCCTTCAACATTAGATTCAACCTATAAAGAGAAACTAATGAGTGTGGTAGAGCGTGCATGTACAATCGGGAATACCCTCAAGGGAGAGGTTATCATCGAAACGATTGAAATATAA
- a CDS encoding LytTR family DNA-binding domain-containing protein produces the protein MKITFEADAAMDRRIAKVITHPAEQEHWRHMEEAIQQAEQKLVVLNAKNNRNVQISLSSIAVIESEDRMCSVRVISGEMYLLNQRLKSAEAELDPSFFLRINNQTLINKSYIKEFSSTDNARLQVVLTNELSYYVSRFYIKNFRGNLI, from the coding sequence TTGAAAATCACATTTGAGGCCGATGCGGCCATGGATCGAAGGATCGCCAAAGTCATCACCCATCCTGCGGAACAAGAGCACTGGAGGCATATGGAAGAAGCCATCCAGCAGGCGGAACAGAAGCTGGTAGTACTCAACGCGAAGAATAACCGCAATGTGCAAATTTCATTAAGCTCCATTGCGGTAATTGAATCGGAAGACCGGATGTGCAGCGTACGGGTGATTAGTGGAGAAATGTATCTGCTTAACCAACGGCTGAAGTCTGCTGAAGCAGAGCTTGACCCTTCATTTTTTCTGAGAATCAACAATCAGACGCTTATTAACAAGAGCTATATCAAGGAGTTCTCTTCCACGGACAATGCCAGACTGCAAGTGGTGTTAACCAATGAATTAAGTTATTATGTCAGCCGCTTTTACATCAAAAACTTTAGGGGGAATCTGATATGA